One window from the genome of Pseudomonas fluorescens encodes:
- the rhdA gene encoding thiosulfate sulfurtransferase, whose protein sequence is MPDFSGLPLVIEPSELLPRLDARELILVDLTSAARYSTGHIPGARFVDPKRTQLGQPPAPGLLPAKADLETLFGELGHHPDAVYVVYDDEGGGWAGRFIWLLDVIGHSNYHYLDGGLLSWLDEGLPVSVDVPAPVAGPEPLTLHDAPTATREYLQSRLGAADLAIWDARGPLEYSGEKVVAARGGHIPGAVNFEWTAGMDPARNLRIRKDMPQILERLGITPDKEIITHCQTHHRSGFTYLVAKALGYPRVKGYAGSWSEWGNHPDTPIEL, encoded by the coding sequence ATGCCTGACTTCTCTGGCTTGCCGCTGGTGATCGAGCCGAGCGAACTGCTGCCGCGCCTCGACGCCCGCGAACTGATTCTGGTGGACCTGACCAGCGCCGCGCGCTACAGCACCGGGCACATCCCCGGCGCACGTTTCGTCGACCCCAAGCGCACCCAGCTCGGCCAGCCGCCGGCACCGGGCCTGTTGCCGGCCAAGGCCGACCTGGAAACCCTGTTCGGCGAGCTTGGGCATCACCCGGACGCGGTCTACGTGGTCTACGACGACGAAGGCGGCGGCTGGGCCGGACGCTTTATCTGGCTGCTGGACGTGATCGGCCACTCGAACTATCACTACCTCGACGGCGGCCTGCTGTCCTGGCTGGACGAAGGCCTGCCGGTGTCCGTCGATGTTCCGGCACCGGTTGCCGGCCCGGAGCCCCTGACGTTGCACGATGCCCCTACCGCCACCCGCGAATACCTGCAAAGCCGCCTCGGTGCCGCCGACCTGGCCATCTGGGATGCGCGCGGCCCGCTGGAATACTCCGGCGAGAAAGTCGTCGCAGCCCGGGGCGGGCACATTCCCGGCGCGGTCAATTTCGAATGGACCGCCGGCATGGACCCGGCGCGCAACCTGCGCATTCGCAAGGACATGCCGCAAATCCTCGAACGATTGGGCATCACGCCCGACAAAGAAATCATCACCCACTGCCAGACTCACCACCGCTCTGGCTTCACCTACCTGGTGGCCAAGGCGCTCGGTTATCCACGAGTCAAAGGCTATGCCGGTTCCTGGAGCGAATGGGGCAACCACCCCGACACGCCCATCGAGCTTTGA
- the asd gene encoding archaetidylserine decarboxylase (Phosphatidylserine decarboxylase is synthesized as a single chain precursor. Generation of the pyruvoyl active site from a Ser is coupled to cleavage of a Gly-Ser bond between the larger (beta) and smaller (alpha chains). It is an integral membrane protein.), with product MKNRLFILTQYLLPHHLLSRLAGCIAECRVRWFKNAFTAWFAKRYQVDMSQALVEDLTAYEHFNAFFTRALKDGARPLDETPGAILSPADGAVSQLGPIEHGRVFQAKGHSFSVLELLGGDAANAAPFMGGDFATIYLSPKDYHRVHMPLAGTLREMVYIPGRIFSVNQTTAENVPELFARNERVACIFDTERGPMAVVLVGAMIVASIETVWAGLVTPPKRELKTFRYDEAARAPIHLEKGAELGRFKLGSTAIVLFGPGQVKWAEDLVAGSPVQMGQGLALPKG from the coding sequence ATGAAAAACCGTTTGTTCATCCTCACTCAATACCTGCTGCCCCACCACCTGTTGTCGCGGTTGGCCGGTTGCATTGCCGAATGCCGCGTGCGTTGGTTCAAGAATGCCTTCACCGCGTGGTTCGCCAAGCGCTACCAAGTGGACATGTCCCAGGCCCTGGTGGAAGACCTGACCGCGTATGAGCACTTCAACGCCTTCTTCACCCGCGCCCTGAAAGACGGCGCGCGGCCGCTGGACGAAACCCCGGGCGCGATCCTCAGCCCCGCCGACGGCGCCGTCAGCCAGCTCGGCCCGATCGAGCACGGCCGGGTGTTCCAGGCCAAGGGCCACAGCTTCAGCGTGCTGGAGCTGCTGGGCGGTGACGCGGCCAACGCAGCGCCGTTCATGGGCGGCGATTTCGCCACCATCTACCTGTCCCCCAAGGACTACCACCGCGTGCACATGCCATTGGCCGGCACCCTGCGGGAGATGGTCTACATTCCCGGGCGGATTTTCTCGGTCAACCAGACCACCGCCGAAAACGTTCCGGAGCTGTTCGCCCGCAACGAGCGCGTCGCGTGCATTTTCGACACCGAGCGCGGGCCGATGGCCGTGGTGCTGGTGGGCGCGATGATCGTGGCCTCCATCGAAACCGTCTGGGCCGGGCTGGTGACGCCACCCAAGCGCGAACTCAAAACCTTCCGTTACGACGAAGCCGCCCGCGCGCCGATCCATCTGGAAAAAGGCGCCGAACTGGGACGCTTCAAGCTGGGTTCGACCGCCATCGTGCTGTTCGGTCCAGGCCAGGTGAAATGGGCCGAAGACCTGGTGGCCGGGTCGCCAGTGCAGATGGGCCAGGGCCTGGCGCTGCCCAAAGGCTGA
- a CDS encoding HDOD domain-containing protein, whose translation MTNETKVPTPRPTTLEGWVTLLKGVHLPVPQASHDLVCKALADSRRSLRDIADLMQGSPALALSVIREANHHTHGSLAEPAENLEVAINRLGLKRTEELLARLPSLPEHEIPIALRQLQLISQHATQQANGFFASRLARLWQDIHWGSLLFLSPLWPLALTHPRLLGEWELRVVHKGEPAPKVERELFGVSLLEICLALVETWRLPVWVAQGYRLLLNERRELVKVLRIARDSEHPLRQQNRLDDDPILRRWLNQPANTVLLANGLALAAQQAWDSPALTRWQYLTSLYLQMSMDEVQQQLHQQAVNSAHHHAMPDLWHPAVALIWPSGSRRIHPGLLPAAPPSAQDLSQWRKQCSAMLVEPSPFRNAMHLTTSARDVLVACGMRRVMILMADRSQASVRVHQTAGLPKEAAAMSFTISQSKILQRLLAQQAQVRLNPDNNAQFSALLPPGLRSLFRGEHLLLRSLTCNGRVIMLVAVDQGGGPFSDITVQAFGKTVQCIERALHTFTNRGR comes from the coding sequence ATGACTAACGAAACCAAGGTTCCAACGCCCCGACCGACCACCCTCGAAGGTTGGGTGACGCTGCTCAAAGGCGTGCATCTGCCGGTACCCCAGGCCAGCCACGACCTGGTCTGCAAGGCCCTCGCCGACAGCCGCCGCTCCTTGCGCGACATCGCCGACCTGATGCAGGGCAGCCCAGCCCTGGCCCTGAGCGTCATCCGCGAAGCCAACCATCACACCCATGGCAGCCTTGCAGAACCTGCGGAAAACCTCGAAGTGGCCATCAACCGCCTCGGCCTCAAGCGTACCGAGGAACTGCTCGCCCGCCTGCCGTCGTTGCCGGAGCATGAAATACCCATCGCCTTGCGCCAGTTGCAATTGATCAGCCAGCACGCCACGCAACAGGCCAATGGTTTTTTTGCCAGCCGCCTGGCGCGGCTGTGGCAAGACATACACTGGGGCAGCCTGTTATTCCTGTCACCGCTCTGGCCCCTGGCCCTGACCCATCCACGATTGCTCGGGGAATGGGAATTGCGGGTCGTCCATAAAGGCGAGCCCGCGCCCAAGGTAGAGCGCGAACTGTTCGGCGTCAGCCTGCTGGAAATCTGCCTGGCGCTGGTGGAAACCTGGCGCTTGCCCGTCTGGGTGGCGCAAGGTTATCGCCTGCTACTCAATGAACGCCGCGAGCTGGTGAAAGTCCTGCGCATCGCCCGGGACAGCGAACACCCCCTGCGCCAGCAGAATCGCCTGGACGACGACCCGATCCTGCGACGCTGGCTCAACCAGCCGGCCAACACCGTATTGCTGGCCAACGGCCTGGCACTGGCCGCACAACAGGCCTGGGACAGCCCCGCGCTCACCCGCTGGCAGTACCTCACCAGTTTGTATCTGCAGATGTCGATGGATGAGGTCCAGCAGCAACTGCACCAACAAGCGGTCAATAGCGCCCATCATCACGCCATGCCAGACCTCTGGCACCCGGCCGTGGCGCTGATATGGCCCTCGGGCAGCCGCCGCATCCACCCCGGCTTGCTGCCCGCCGCCCCGCCCAGCGCCCAAGACCTGAGCCAGTGGCGCAAGCAATGCTCCGCCATGCTGGTGGAGCCGAGCCCCTTCCGCAATGCCATGCACCTGACCACCTCGGCACGGGATGTCCTGGTGGCCTGTGGCATGCGCCGGGTGATGATCCTGATGGCCGACCGCAGCCAGGCCAGCGTGCGCGTACACCAGACCGCCGGCCTGCCCAAGGAAGCCGCGGCCATGAGCTTTACCATCAGCCAGAGCAAAATATTGCAGCGGTTGCTGGCTCAGCAGGCCCAGGTTCGCCTGAACCCGGACAACAACGCGCAGTTTTCGGCACTACTGCCGCCGGGCCTGCGCAGCCTGTTCCGGGGTGAGCACCTGCTGTTGCGCTCACTGACCTGCAATGGCCGGGTGATTATGCTGGTGGCGGTGGACCAGGGCGGCGGGCCGTTCTCGGATATCACCGTACAAGCCTTCGGCAAAACCGTGCAATGTATCGAAAGGGCCCTGCATACCTTTACCAACCGCGGTCGCTGA